In Bacteroidia bacterium, the genomic stretch TCTATTTATTTAATAGAAAAATTAATAAGCCAGGGACAGCGGCCGGGATTTGTAAGTCGAGGATATGGCCGTTTAACAAAAGGTTTGAAAACGGTGGATTTAGACTCAACTGCCAATCAGGTTGGAGATGAACCCTTGTTAATTAAAAACAAATTTCCTGAAATTCCGGTAGTGGTTTGCGAAAGCCGAGAAGAAGGAATTCTTTATTTGGAAAGAGTTCATCCGAACCTTTCGGTACTTATTCTGGATGATGCTTTTCAGCATCGAAGGGTAAGTCCTCATTATTCCATATTACTTACTAATGGAGAACAACCTTACTGGAAAAACAAGTTATTTCCTTGGGGAAGTTTAAGGGATATTCCGCAATCGGAAAAAAGGGCAAACATGGTAATTACCACCCGAATCAAGACTAAGACCCAATCGTATGTACGAGGTAAGGCTTGGGTAATTGAATCGGAGCAAAAAATAGGAAAACCTATATGCAAGTCTTTGAAAAAACCTGAAAAAGCTATTGAACGTTGGTTGGTTTTTTGCGGCATTGCCAAACCCGGTCAATTCATTGACTCAGTGAAGCAGGTTAGCCAAATA encodes the following:
- the lpxK gene encoding tetraacyldisaccharide 4'-kinase is translated as MRNLLAPIAIFYGLVLRIRHWLYDTGLIASYRPSVLTICVGNLEFGGTGKTPHSIYLIEKLISQGQRPGFVSRGYGRLTKGLKTVDLDSTANQVGDEPLLIKNKFPEIPVVVCESREEGILYLERVHPNLSVLILDDAFQHRRVSPHYSILLTNGEQPYWKNKLFPWGSLRDIPQSEKRANMVITTRIKTKTQSYVRGKAWVIESEQKIGKPICKSLKKPEKAIERWLVFCGIAKPGQFIDSVKQVSQI